From Paenibacillus sp. PvR098:
CTGAACAGCGCCGCGAAAGGCCTCATCTTCTCGTCCCTGCAGATAAGCATCCAACTTTTCAACCGACTTCTTCGCAACAGACGGAGCAGAGGTTTGACGGCCCCCTCCGCCTTGTCCCGCCCTGCCACCTGTCGAAGAACCGCCTCCGGCAGGGGATATACCCTGTTTCATCAACTGGGAAAGCTGCTCTTCCAGCCGCTGTATACGGTTCACCAGCTGGCCTACCAACCCGTCTTGCCTTTCAGGAACAACAACTGCCGGAGTGCCCACAGCGGCACCCTGGTTTGAGGAAGTACCACCGACTTGTGTGCACAGCTTCATGACGGACACTTCGAGCAGCGTCTGAGGCTGTACGGAGTACTTCATTTCCGTCTGGTAATAGTTGAGCGTATCGATCATGGCAATCAGGTTGTCGCTTGTAAAACGCTCAGCCACCTCGGAGAACCGCTTCACATCAAGTATTCGTTCAGTGACAGCTTGTGACCCAGGCACCATCTTGACCATCAGCAAATCGCGGAAGTAGTAAATGAGGTTTTCCATACACTTGTCCGCACTTTTGCCTTCCTGCATAAAATCATTGATCAATCGAAGTGCTGCCCCAAAGTCTTTATCCTGAATAGCAGAAACAAGCTTTTCGAATTGATCCGATGCCATCCCGCCCGTTATGGACAGTACATCATCGTAACTCACCCGCTGTCCGGAAAACGCAATAATCTGGTCCAACAAACTAAGCGCATCGCGCATGCCCCCGTCAGAAAGCCTTGCAATGAATGCGAGCGCATCCTCATCAATCTCGATGTGTTCGCTGGCGCAAACCTCGCGAAGCCGCTCCACTTGCTCATCAAGCGTTACACGACGAAAATCAAACCGCTGACAGCGAGAAATAATCGTCGCAGGTATACGATGCGGTTCTGTCGTTGCTAGAATAAACATCACATGGCCAGGCGGTTCTTCCAAAGTCTTGAGCAGCGCATTGAAAGCCTCTGTAGTCAGCATATGCACCTCGTCAATGATGTACACCTTCTGACGCACTTCGGTAGGTGCATATTTCACCTTGTCGCGAATATCACGAATCTCCTCGACCCCGCGGTTGGAGGCCGCGTCAATTTCCACGACATCCATTACCGCTCCTTCGGTAATGCGCAGGCAGGCTTCACAATGGTTGCAAGGCTCCACACTCGGGCCGTTCTGGCAGTTGACGGCTTTGGCCAATATTTTGGCTGCGCTCGTCTTGCCCGTCCCCCGTGGACCACTGAACAAATAAGCGTGGCTGAATCGCTCTTCGCGAAGCGAATTTTGCAAGGTTTGGACAATATGCTTCTGACCCACCATATCCTGAAAGGATTGAGGTCTCCATGTTCGGTATAAGGCGATATGTGCCATCTTGCCCACTCCAAATGTTCGTTTATTCAATCCATTATACTACACATATGAGCAGGTTTGAAGTTTTCAGTCCTTAGGGAAAAGGGATACTCAAAATAAACGTGGTCCCGAATCCTTTGGATGAAACCCGAATATGCCCTCCAATATCGTGAATGATTCGCTGACAGACGGACAACCCTAGCCCCGTCCCCTCCACTTTCGTTGTAAAAAAAGGATCGAATATTTTATCCACAACATACATTGGAATTCCTGGACCCGTGTCATGAATCACAATATTGACCTTACGCTCCTCAAGATCCACCTTTTCAGTTATCGTCAAAAATCCCCCGTCTCCCATAGCTTCGATTCCATTCTTGCTTATGTTAAGAAACACCTGTTTGAGCATCTCGCGGTCAGCTACGACATGAGGAAGACCGTACATGGCCTCGTACTGTACGACGACGCGGTGCAAAATGGCTTCATTATTGATAATCGGCAGGATGTCCCGCAGTACCTGGGATACATCGACCTTATCGTATGTAACGTTCCTCGGCTTGCTAAGCAGCAAAAACTCATTGACCAGCTCATTGATCCTGTTGATTTCTTGCAGCATGACCTCCGTATAACCGCTTTCCTTCTTGAGTCCTTGGTCCTGAAGTGTTTTACGAATGACCTGAAGAAAGCCTTTAATGGAGGTAAGCGGATTGCGAATTTCATGTGCCGTACCTGCTGCAATCTGACCGATCATAGCCAAACGGTCGCTTCGCTGTACCTGCTCCTCAAGGGAACGCAGATTGGTAACATCCTTAAAAAGGATGTAAGCCCCTACCACCCGGCGTTCATCGTCTTTTAGCACATTCGAATCAACAAGCAGCTCGTATCTTTCCTGATTGTTCGTCCATGACAGAGCGTGGTTACGCACTACCATGCCGTCCAAAATGCTTCTTTGTACCAGTTGATGTTCCGCAGGCAAATCGGCAAACACCCGTTCCATCGGCAAGTGGAGAACCTGTTCTCTATTTAAACCGAGTACACGGCAGGCCATGTCACTAATATCAATCAGCTCAAAGTTCGTATTGATCAGCATAACTCCCAAGTTGACATCCCTTAAGAAAGCGCCTGCAAATTGCTGAAGCAAATTCAATTCGTGCCGCAACGAATTCCCTCCCCCCTTGTATCTCTGATAATAGCCTGCCGCACAAGACCAATATGGTTGTACGTCTTACCAGCCTAGTTAACTTTAGTATACAATTCTCCTATTTTTTTCATTTTCCTTCCCTAAAAAGAAAAACTTTAACGAAGGCATTCCAAGGAGCCAGAGCTACAGGATTGCGCTGCAAACCCGCTTCGTAAGCAGTATATTTTCTTGAAACATCCGAAAGCTGATTCTCCGGATCAAACTTATACTTTCTGATGTTATAAAAAAACGCCGAATTGTAGACCTTATTCGGTCTTCAAATCGGCGTTCGCGTTCATTGTATAAATAATAAAAAATAAAACCGTGCACCTACCTTGATATTACGATCCAAGTGGAATTTTTATCATCAGCTCAAGTTAGGCCACCCTTCGGCACATGAAACATCCCGCTTACGGCTGCTTCCTTCCGGACCTGACCGGATTCACAGGCATCCATTGCGAAGGACCCGACTCTCAACACCAACTTTAAAACCCAACCCTTACATCGCAATACCGCGAATAGGCGTTCGACCCCGCTACAGCGGATTGCAGGTTACAGGGCACCGCTACCTCCCCGTCTAGCACGGCATAGATAAGTATAGACGATCCCTTAGTAAATAGCAACTCTGTGGAGTTATTTGGCAGAAACGTCGATATCCATATTATATCTTGGCAAAGCTGCGGCCAAAACGGACGGCGCCTCGCGCTTGATTCGCGCAATCTCCTCCGCCCCCGTACCCACAGGCACATTGAGCCTAACATGAGCTACAGGACCATTCAATGTGATCGATGTTTTCGTAACCATGGGAAACCGTTCTTTAATCGCAGCCTCCAGCACGCGAATATCTGCAGAGTACGTCCGGTACGTATTGCTTAACGGCATATTAGGGTTCACTTCCGTAATCCCCAGCAGACCGTCTTTTCGATGCTGCTTCGCTTCTTGCCGGGTATTCCCGGCCCCACAAGCTGTCATAACAGATACCAGCAGCAATAAGGCGATAAGAGCTGAACATCTTTTCTTCATAAAAAACACCTCCTGCAGCACTAAGATACGTAATCTTAGAATAGCCACAGGAGGTGCAGTTCATGCTGTATAGAATCTGACAAAAATTAAATACCGTATTTCTTCTTGAATTTATCTACGCGACCGCCAGCATCCAAGAATTTCTGCTTACCAGTAAAGAATGGGTGGCAAGCGGAGCAAATCTCTACACGGAGGTTTTGCTTGATGGATCCCGTTTCAAACGTGTTACCGCATGCGCAAGTAGCAGTCGTTTGATGATATGTCGGATGAATTGCTGTTTTCATTTCGTCTTTCACCTCTTTTGCCCTGAAACACCATGTGAATCAGAGTTATCTTATAACACATATGAACGGATTATACCATGCGGCTACCCACGTTGCAAGTGTTTCTTACGTTTGTCCGTCAGCTCTTGTGGCACATGCGTATAGGAACCGAGCACGACCTCCGGAAGCTCTTCGCGGAAAATGTCCAGCATCTGTTTCATCCCGTAACGCTCCCCGCGAGGTTTAGGAATGAGTTCCAGATAGCTTTCCGGATCGATGTTCAAATTCCTCAGCTGGATCAGCTTCAAATCGGTGCGGCGCGCAAATTCGATCATCGCTTCTATCTCTTCTTCCCGATCGGTAACTCCTGGGAAAATCAGATAGTTTATCGAAGTAACGACACCGTGATCGGCTGCATAGCGCAACGATTTCTCCACATTCTTCAGCGTATAGCCACGTGGCTTGTAGTATGCATTGTAATGGTCGTCTAGTGCACTGATGGTGCTGACCCTCATCAGGTCTAGACCAGCGTCGACAATACCACGGATATGATCCGTTAGACCTGCATTCGTATTAATATTAATGAATCCCGTGCTCGTCTGACGCCGAACCTCTCGCATCGCTTCGATAATAATCTTGGCCTGCGTCGATGGTTCACCTTCACAGCCTTGCCCAAAGCTGATGATGCTCTCAGGATGTTTAAGATGCTCCAGCATCACTTGCACGACTTCCTCTACGGAAGGCTTGAAGTTCATCCGAGTCTGAGGGGCCGGGAAGCCGCTGTCCTCAGGCTGTTCGGAAATACAGCCAAAACATCCGGCATTACAGGAGAAGGATACCGGGACGGCTCCTTCCCAACGATTTAAGAACGTGTTCGAGGCCGTTAAACATTCATATTCTAGCGCACAATTTGATAAGTGCTGATAAAGCCGATTTTCTTTGTACTGTCCAAGAAGCCGCTGAACTTGAAGCTCTAGCTCGGTTGGATCACAGTTCCTTGGGTTCCAGCGCTCGGGATCGTCACATGCTTCGGCCGCTACGTAAAATCCGCCGTCCTTCCAAACGACAGCCGTGTAGCCAAATAAAGGAAGCACCTTCGTCTTGTCGGCCTTCACGTAACCAGGCAGCAGCAGCCGGGTAAAGCCCTGCGGCAGCAAAGCGCCAACAGCTGACACTTCTCCAGGCACGATCTGCATTTCACCTGTCTGAGCGTGGATGCCGATGGGACGCGTATCAGGCAAACTGACGAGGGTAGCACCTTCCGGCAGCGGAATGAGCTCTTCCTCCAGCACTTCGGTTACTGTCTCACCGCTGCGCCCAAGACCCATAAAGTCCGGATGATCGTAAACGTTACCGTCACGATCGGCATAAACCAAATTCATAATACACCCTCCTACGAGACGGAATGCTTAACGCGCCTAGAAGCACCGCCACTGCTGCCGGATTGCGGACTCCCTCCGCTTGGGTCCAGCGTATCCAGAAACTCTTGATTCGTCTTCGTATCCCCAAACTTCTTAAAGAATGCTTCGATGTAATCGTGGGAATCGTTCATCCCCTTGCGGATCGCCCACACCTTATCGAGTTCCTCTTTAGTTAAGAGCATTTCTTCACGACGCGTTCCGGAGCGGCGAATGTCGATTGCCGGGAAAATGCGGCGCTCCGCCAACTTGCGGTCCAGATGCAGTTCCAAATTACCTGTACCCTTAAATTCTTCGTAAATGACTTCATCCATACGCGAGCCCGTCTCAATGAGGGCCGTGGCAAGAATCGTCAAGCTTCCGCCTTCCTCGATGTTCCGCGCCGCACCAAAAAATCGCTTTGGCCGGTGGAATGCGCCCGGATCAATCCCCCCGGACAGCGTGCGCCCCGTCGGCGGAACGACAAGATTGTAGGCGCGTGCCAGACGCGTAATGCTGTCCAGCAAGATGACAACATCCTTCTTATGCTCTACCAAACGTTGAGCACGCTCGAGTACCAACTCGGCCACCTTAATGTGGTTTTCCGGTACTTCGTCGAAGGTTGAAGCAATCACCTCTCCTTTGACAGAGCGCTGCATATCCGTAACTTCCTCCGGACGTTCATCGATCAGCAGCACGAATAGCTCTACATCCGGATGATTCGTCGATATACTGTTGGCAATTTCTTTAAGCAGCAGCGTTTTCCCGGCTTTCGGCGGGGCAACGATTAAACCGCGCTGTCCAAAACCTACGGGAGATAACAGATCCATCAATCGGGTAGAAAGTTTGGAAGGGGATGTTTCCAGGATTAGTTTCTTCTGCGGATAAAGAGGAGTCAGCGCCGGGAAGTGCAGCCGTTCCGCCGCGGTTTCCGGATCCTCTCCGTTTACGGCTTCCACGTGCAGCAAACCGAAATATCGTTCATTTTCTTTGGGCGGCCGACACTTCCCTGAGACCACATCGCCGGAGCGAAGATCAAATCTGCGAATCTGAGAAGCCGAAATATAGATGTCCTCGCTGCTCGGTAAGTAGTTAATCGGTCGTAAAAATCCGAATCCTTCTTGCAAAACGTCCAGAACACCCTGCATAAACATCAAGCCGCCTTGCTCGGCTTGAGCGCGTAAGATCGCAAAAATAAGTTCCTTTTTCTTCATCTGCCCGTAATACGCAATTTGGTATTTTTTAGCAAGCGTGTATAATTCCGTGAGCTTCAGCGCTTCCAATTGCGCTAGATGCATATCCATACATATCCAACCACCAAACTATTAAATTTTCAGACTACGCATAATATCTATTATAGGAATACCCAATTAAAAAGGTTTTATACCGCTTCAATCATGCTTTCGCCAGACTTCGGCTCCCAGATTTGATAGATTGGTCACAAGATGATCATAGCCCCGGTCGATATACTCCACGCCCGTAATTTCCGTAATTCCTTCCGGAACGGTCAACCCTGCGATCACAAGCGCTGCGCCTGCGCGAAGATCCGTCGCTTTCACCTTCGCAGCGGTAAGGGGCCCTCCCTCGATAATCGCTGAGCGGCCTTCGACTTTAATGCGCGCTCCCATGCGAACGAGCTCAGGAATATGCTTAAACCGGTTGCTGTACACAAAGTCCGACAGAATGCTGACACCCTTGGTCTGCGTAAGCAGACTGCTCATCGGAGATTGAAGGTCCGTCGCAAAACCAGGATATACAAGCGCTTTAACATCAACACTTTCATAATCAGCCTGTCCTACCACGCGAATCGATTCGTCCATTTCATAGATGTGGACGCCCATTTCCTGCATTTTCGCCGTAATGGCCTCCAGATGCTTAGGAATGACGTTGTCCACAATCACGTCGCCACGGGTCGCGGCGGCGGCAATCATATAACTGCCTGCCTGAATCCTATCCGGAATAATGGAATGCCTGCAGCCGTGAAGCCCGTCCACGCCTTCGATCCGTATGGTTTCGGTACCTGCGCCCTTGATTTTGGCTCCCATCGAATTCAAAAGTGTTGCTACATCTATAATTTCAGGCTCTTTCGCCGCGTTTTCGATTGTTGTGACGCCTTTGGCCCGTGAGGCCGCCAGCATAATATTTATCGTCGCCCCTACGCTTACGACGTCCAGGTATATCTTGGCTCCGTGCAATTCCTTCGCCTTGATATGCAGAGCCCCGTTCTCATTCGTAACCGATGCCCCCAATGCTTCAAAACCTTTGATATGCTGGTCAATCGGCCGCGGTTCAAAATTACAGCCGCCAGGCATGCCGATGGTCGCTTCGCGGAATCGTCCCAGCAGCGCTCCCATTAAATAGTATGATGCTCTAAGCTTTTTGACATTTCCGTTCGGCATCGGTCTGGAAGTCAACCGACTCGAATCAATGATCATTTGATCCTCATTCCATTCGACGGTTGCACCAAGTTCCTCAAGAATCTCCGTATAAATCGCCACATCGCTTAATATAGGCAAATTGTCCAGCGTTACTGCGGATTCTGATAAAATGGCAGCCGGTATAAGCGCAATCGCACTGTTCTTGGCCCCGCTGATCTGAACTGTTCCACGCAGCGGACGTCCGCCGGCAATCATCAGTTTTTCCATTCGTTGTTCTTCCTCCTACTTCACCACATGAAGGCGATCAAACCCAATGCAAACAAACTTGTGGTGTATGTCTCAAAAAAATAGAAGGGAAACACACTGAGAGACCCAGTGCATTTCCCGCTGTAGCCTTAGGCTTGGTTGGAACTTCCGAACAGCTGGATTTTTGATTTGACCACTTCAACCATGGCCTTGCGAGCAGGAGTGAGGTATTTACGGGGATCGTACACTTTCGCGTCTTTGTTCAACACTTCACGGATCGTTTGCGTACAAGCTACTTGATTCTCAGTGTTTACATTGATCTTCCCTACACCCGCTGCAATCGCTTTGCGAATCATTTCATCAGGAACGCCGGAGCCGCCGTGCAGTACAACAGGAACCGGAATCGCGCTCGCTACCTTCTCAATGATGTCGAAGCGAATATTCGGCTCTCCCGCATACATGCCGTGCGCCGTACCTACAGCAATAGCCAAGCAATCAACACCCGTCTCTTCATAGAAACGAATCGCTTCTTCAGGTTTGGCCAAAGATGCATCAGCCTCGTCCACACTGATATCGTCTTCCACGCCGCCGATGGTTCCAAGCTCACCTTCAACGGATACACCCATCGCATGAGCTGCCTTTACCACTTCTTTGGTCAAACGAATATTTTCTTCAAACGAATAGTGCGAGCCATCGAACATGACAGAGCTGAAGCCTGCACGGATACATTTCATGGCAACTTCAAAGCTGCTGCCGTGGTCCAGATGCAGTGCGATCGGAAGTCCAGACTTCTTCGCAGCCGCTTCGGCCAAAGCCACTGTAAATTCCATACCCATATATTTCAGAGCACCCTCGGAAACGCCAAAAATGAAAGGTGATTTCAATTCTTCAGCTGCCTCTGTAATCGCTTGGGCAAATTCCAGGTTATTCATGTTAAACTGGCCTACGGCAAATTTATTTGCTTTGGCTTTAGGAAAAAATTCGTTCATGGAAACAAGTGGCATGGTAATTCTCTCCTCCTAGTATAAATTGAATTCTTCGGCTTGAATACCGTTCTAAGGTCATACTGGCCTATTATACCATACAAATGTACAAACGAGAATCCCGGGATCAATGGCAGATGCCTTCACCCGGACCAGACATGTCATAGGGGTTAAAGAGGCTGCAGTATACGCTTTGGTCGGTTTGATCTATTGTCTGCAAAAAAAGAGACCCTTTTCAGGATCCCACGGCGTATGAGCTGTTATTCGAGGAGCGCAAATGTTGGTTAACGGCTTGACGAAGTTCATCGATATCGAAAGGCTTCGTAAAGTGCA
This genomic window contains:
- a CDS encoding radical SAM protein, which encodes MNLVYADRDGNVYDHPDFMGLGRSGETVTEVLEEELIPLPEGATLVSLPDTRPIGIHAQTGEMQIVPGEVSAVGALLPQGFTRLLLPGYVKADKTKVLPLFGYTAVVWKDGGFYVAAEACDDPERWNPRNCDPTELELQVQRLLGQYKENRLYQHLSNCALEYECLTASNTFLNRWEGAVPVSFSCNAGCFGCISEQPEDSGFPAPQTRMNFKPSVEEVVQVMLEHLKHPESIISFGQGCEGEPSTQAKIIIEAMREVRRQTSTGFININTNAGLTDHIRGIVDAGLDLMRVSTISALDDHYNAYYKPRGYTLKNVEKSLRYAADHGVVTSINYLIFPGVTDREEEIEAMIEFARRTDLKLIQLRNLNIDPESYLELIPKPRGERYGMKQMLDIFREELPEVVLGSYTHVPQELTDKRKKHLQRG
- a CDS encoding ATP-binding protein — its product is MRHELNLLQQFAGAFLRDVNLGVMLINTNFELIDISDMACRVLGLNREQVLHLPMERVFADLPAEHQLVQRSILDGMVVRNHALSWTNNQERYELLVDSNVLKDDERRVVGAYILFKDVTNLRSLEEQVQRSDRLAMIGQIAAGTAHEIRNPLTSIKGFLQVIRKTLQDQGLKKESGYTEVMLQEINRINELVNEFLLLSKPRNVTYDKVDVSQVLRDILPIINNEAILHRVVVQYEAMYGLPHVVADREMLKQVFLNISKNGIEAMGDGGFLTITEKVDLEERKVNIVIHDTGPGIPMYVVDKIFDPFFTTKVEGTGLGLSVCQRIIHDIGGHIRVSSKGFGTTFILSIPFP
- the fba gene encoding class II fructose-1,6-bisphosphate aldolase; its protein translation is MPLVSMNEFFPKAKANKFAVGQFNMNNLEFAQAITEAAEELKSPFIFGVSEGALKYMGMEFTVALAEAAAKKSGLPIALHLDHGSSFEVAMKCIRAGFSSVMFDGSHYSFEENIRLTKEVVKAAHAMGVSVEGELGTIGGVEDDISVDEADASLAKPEEAIRFYEETGVDCLAIAVGTAHGMYAGEPNIRFDIIEKVASAIPVPVVLHGGSGVPDEMIRKAIAAGVGKINVNTENQVACTQTIREVLNKDAKVYDPRKYLTPARKAMVEVVKSKIQLFGSSNQA
- the rho gene encoding transcription termination factor Rho, with translation MDMHLAQLEALKLTELYTLAKKYQIAYYGQMKKKELIFAILRAQAEQGGLMFMQGVLDVLQEGFGFLRPINYLPSSEDIYISASQIRRFDLRSGDVVSGKCRPPKENERYFGLLHVEAVNGEDPETAAERLHFPALTPLYPQKKLILETSPSKLSTRLMDLLSPVGFGQRGLIVAPPKAGKTLLLKEIANSISTNHPDVELFVLLIDERPEEVTDMQRSVKGEVIASTFDEVPENHIKVAELVLERAQRLVEHKKDVVILLDSITRLARAYNLVVPPTGRTLSGGIDPGAFHRPKRFFGAARNIEEGGSLTILATALIETGSRMDEVIYEEFKGTGNLELHLDRKLAERRIFPAIDIRRSGTRREEMLLTKEELDKVWAIRKGMNDSHDYIEAFFKKFGDTKTNQEFLDTLDPSGGSPQSGSSGGASRRVKHSVS
- a CDS encoding UDP-N-acetylglucosamine 1-carboxyvinyltransferase, with translation MEKLMIAGGRPLRGTVQISGAKNSAIALIPAAILSESAVTLDNLPILSDVAIYTEILEELGATVEWNEDQMIIDSSRLTSRPMPNGNVKKLRASYYLMGALLGRFREATIGMPGGCNFEPRPIDQHIKGFEALGASVTNENGALHIKAKELHGAKIYLDVVSVGATINIMLAASRAKGVTTIENAAKEPEIIDVATLLNSMGAKIKGAGTETIRIEGVDGLHGCRHSIIPDRIQAGSYMIAAAATRGDVIVDNVIPKHLEAITAKMQEMGVHIYEMDESIRVVGQADYESVDVKALVYPGFATDLQSPMSSLLTQTKGVSILSDFVYSNRFKHIPELVRMGARIKVEGRSAIIEGGPLTAAKVKATDLRAGAALVIAGLTVPEGITEITGVEYIDRGYDHLVTNLSNLGAEVWRKHD
- the rpmE gene encoding 50S ribosomal protein L31, whose translation is MKTAIHPTYHQTTATCACGNTFETGSIKQNLRVEICSACHPFFTGKQKFLDAGGRVDKFKKKYGI
- the dnaX gene encoding DNA polymerase III subunit gamma/tau; protein product: MAHIALYRTWRPQSFQDMVGQKHIVQTLQNSLREERFSHAYLFSGPRGTGKTSAAKILAKAVNCQNGPSVEPCNHCEACLRITEGAVMDVVEIDAASNRGVEEIRDIRDKVKYAPTEVRQKVYIIDEVHMLTTEAFNALLKTLEEPPGHVMFILATTEPHRIPATIISRCQRFDFRRVTLDEQVERLREVCASEHIEIDEDALAFIARLSDGGMRDALSLLDQIIAFSGQRVSYDDVLSITGGMASDQFEKLVSAIQDKDFGAALRLINDFMQEGKSADKCMENLIYYFRDLLMVKMVPGSQAVTERILDVKRFSEVAERFTSDNLIAMIDTLNYYQTEMKYSVQPQTLLEVSVMKLCTQVGGTSSNQGAAVGTPAVVVPERQDGLVGQLVNRIQRLEEQLSQLMKQGISPAGGGSSTGGRAGQGGGGRQTSAPSVAKKSVEKLDAYLQGREDEAFRGAVQQWSQVLGRVKEMKITVHAWLVDGEPVSIYEGQLLVAFKSAMHRETTEKPANKQLIEQAMNEVLGQPYRLVTVMMKDWNAASELAGGSDVPKEELQLVPEDEQTGGGKEAWIEEAIQLFGEDLVKIKED